The Paenibacillus sp. MBLB1832 genome has a window encoding:
- a CDS encoding MFS transporter → MATPLHWKKSLWILWGANFSITCGMNLVLPFLPLYIGELGVHELADVVRWTGWIVAAQFITSFLTQPLWGAIADRRGRKIMLLRAGFGMAIVTALMGIVTSPWQLLSLRLLNGFFSGFISMAVSLQASLTPREHSGKSLGTLQTGAIAGTLIGPLVGGVLASLLGYHHVFFFTGGLMLCASIIVMVFIREERKPAAAKKTRQKTQWRLFRPLLPVFAASLITQIGMMSIEPIVTVYAKTLYLGKHLAFFAGLIVAITGIANLIGAPTLGRLGDRIGQRLTLAIALTLAAVAFVPQAFANHIGMLLVGRFMLGLFIGGMIPSLNALVMKLAPTEIQGTAYGFNTSSLFLGNLIGPLLGSHLAAAYGFTSVFYVTMSILLICAGFVYINRGLDATYKPKAA, encoded by the coding sequence GCGGCATGAATTTGGTGCTGCCCTTCTTGCCTTTGTACATCGGAGAGCTCGGGGTCCACGAGTTGGCGGATGTCGTGCGGTGGACAGGCTGGATTGTTGCCGCTCAATTCATCACGTCGTTCCTAACGCAGCCGCTTTGGGGCGCTATCGCGGATCGACGCGGACGCAAAATCATGCTGCTTCGCGCAGGCTTCGGCATGGCTATCGTAACTGCCCTCATGGGCATCGTCACCTCTCCTTGGCAGCTCCTATCGCTGCGGCTGTTAAACGGTTTCTTCTCTGGCTTCATCTCGATGGCCGTTTCCCTGCAGGCTTCGCTTACCCCTCGCGAACACTCAGGCAAGTCGCTGGGCACCTTACAAACAGGAGCCATCGCAGGCACATTGATCGGGCCGTTAGTCGGCGGGGTGCTGGCCAGCTTGCTCGGGTATCATCATGTGTTTTTCTTCACAGGCGGGCTCATGCTCTGCGCTAGCATCATCGTCATGGTGTTCATCCGAGAGGAACGCAAGCCTGCCGCCGCCAAAAAAACACGACAAAAAACGCAATGGCGCTTATTCCGCCCGTTGCTGCCTGTTTTCGCCGCTTCGCTAATCACCCAGATCGGGATGATGAGTATCGAGCCGATCGTGACCGTGTATGCCAAAACCTTATACCTCGGCAAACACTTAGCCTTCTTCGCTGGATTAATCGTGGCGATTACGGGCATCGCCAATCTCATCGGAGCTCCGACGTTAGGTCGGCTAGGCGACCGCATCGGGCAGCGATTGACTTTGGCTATCGCCCTTACGTTGGCGGCCGTTGCGTTTGTGCCGCAGGCTTTTGCCAACCATATCGGGATGCTGCTCGTCGGCAGATTCATGCTCGGACTCTTCATCGGCGGCATGATTCCATCGTTAAATGCACTCGTAATGAAGCTTGCACCTACGGAAATCCAGGGCACCGCTTATGGTTTTAACACCTCGTCACTGTTCCTGGGCAATCTGATCGGCCCTTTACTTGGCAGTCATTTGGCCGCCGCTTACGGATTTACCTCTGTCTTCTATGTGACGATGAGCATTCTGCTGATTTGTGCGGGATTCGTATATATCAATCGCGGTTTGGATGCAACGTATAAGCCCAAAGCTGCGTAG
- a CDS encoding TIGR00266 family protein, with the protein MKHEILYKGAFPMLRVQLDPGENIKAESGAMVSMSPNIELKGTMDGGIMKGLGRMLSGEKFFFQELTSSRGTGEVLLAPAVIGDIEAVELDGSYKLYVQKDGFLAGTSGIQVDTKMQNLAAGFMSGEGFFIVEISGRGTVFLSSYGAIHAINLAPGQEVLIDNGHLVAWPDYTPYTIERAASRGWISSLTSGEGVVCRFRGEGVVLVQTRNPKSFGGWIRQLLPGRG; encoded by the coding sequence ATGAAACACGAAATCTTATATAAAGGCGCATTCCCGATGCTCCGCGTTCAACTCGATCCAGGCGAAAACATCAAAGCCGAATCTGGCGCAATGGTCTCGATGTCCCCCAATATCGAACTGAAAGGCACGATGGATGGCGGAATTATGAAGGGGCTCGGACGGATGCTGAGCGGGGAAAAATTTTTCTTCCAGGAGCTGACCTCCTCCCGTGGTACGGGCGAAGTGCTGCTTGCACCAGCGGTTATCGGTGATATTGAAGCTGTAGAGCTGGATGGCTCGTACAAGCTATATGTCCAAAAGGACGGCTTCCTTGCCGGCACATCAGGCATTCAGGTCGATACCAAAATGCAAAATCTAGCAGCCGGTTTCATGTCTGGCGAAGGCTTTTTCATTGTGGAAATTAGCGGACGCGGCACTGTTTTCCTCTCCTCCTACGGTGCGATTCATGCGATCAACTTGGCCCCAGGTCAAGAAGTGCTGATTGACAACGGGCATCTGGTCGCTTGGCCGGACTATACGCCGTATACAATCGAAAGAGCCGCTTCTCGCGGCTGGATTTCCAGTCTGACGAGCGGCGAGGGCGTCGTTTGCCGTTTCCGCGGCGAAGGCGTCGTGCTCGTACAAACGCGAAACCCGAAAAGTTTCGGCGGTTGGATTCGTCAGCTCCTGCCTGGCAGGGGCTAA
- a CDS encoding acyltransferase family protein: protein MFKFTLLFLAVFGTLAVLNARLGADGSFYIWMLHILRVARLLEFTTGMFVGLIFIEKSKHHTVNSTWLTSLEVIGLVAFILAVGFSVHLHAAIVRSMYYVPIWCLLIYTFAYQAGKVSKILSHKSFVYLGEISFSFYMTHLLVIRYFTYLHLNNTIHTIVCFLVSLLLSSLVYAFYEEPLRKLLRFGNYKKILKSVLYTQKISNPTP from the coding sequence ATATTTAAATTTACATTACTATTCCTAGCTGTCTTCGGTACTCTCGCTGTTCTCAATGCTAGATTAGGTGCCGATGGCTCATTTTACATTTGGATGCTGCATATCTTGCGAGTCGCCAGATTGTTGGAGTTCACGACAGGTATGTTTGTAGGCTTAATTTTCATCGAAAAATCAAAGCATCACACCGTGAACAGCACTTGGTTAACAAGTTTAGAAGTCATCGGTCTAGTTGCTTTTATCTTGGCTGTAGGCTTTTCCGTACACTTGCATGCTGCGATCGTTAGAAGCATGTATTATGTACCGATTTGGTGCTTATTGATTTATACATTTGCGTATCAGGCTGGAAAAGTATCGAAAATCCTATCTCACAAGTCATTTGTTTACCTAGGAGAAATTAGCTTTTCATTTTATATGACACATCTGTTAGTCATTCGATATTTCACTTATTTACATTTAAATAATACTATTCACACAATTGTCTGCTTCCTCGTATCACTGCTGCTTAGTTCGCTGGTGTACGCATTCTATGAGGAGCCATTACGGAAACTTTTGCGTTTTGGTAATTATAAAAAAATTCTAAAATCAGTTTTATACACGCAGAAGATATCAAATCCGACTCCATAA